The Alteribacter populi genomic sequence CTGAAATGGCGAAGCAGCGCTGCTTAGAGGATTTGGAAATTTACTGCGAACAAGTGGCAGGCCAATTTCAGGCGTGGTTAAAAGGGAGTGTAACAGAAGAAGAGCAATATAAACAGCTTAGTGAAACCTTTGTTCACAGGTGGTGGGAAAAAGGGTTTAATGAAGGGGTGCGCCGTTATCGAATGAAACTTCATTAATAAGTAAGGTGTGTTAACAGTTCTGAATTCCGTTCTTGTCCCATATATATGGAGTAGACAAGGAGGGGAGCGCTGTGAGAAAGCGTTGGAAATGGTTAGCGGTTATTTTTGCATGTATCGCACTTATATTCATTATACAATACCCTTTTGCGAGTGAGGATTCGGCCGGGATGAGTTTACCATTATCGGGGAAAGTCATCGTACTTGACCCTGGGCATGGTGGGATCGATGGTGGGGCATCGTCAAAAACGGGGGATTTAGAAAAGGATATTTCTTTGCAAATCAGCTTTAGCCTTCGTGATTATTTGCAAGAAGCTGGAGCTCTTGTCCTTATGACGCGTGAAGGGGATCACGACCTAGCCTCAGAAGCAACGAAACGAATCCGTTCAAGAAAAGTCGAGGATTTAAAACGTAGGGTGGAACTCATTAATGAATCGAATGCCGATTTATTTATTAGTCTTCATTTAAATGCGATACCTTCCTCTAAATGGAAAGGTGCGCAGACGTTTTACAATCGTAGCATTGAAAACAGTGAGGGTTTGGCTAAACAAATTCAAGGTGAAATTATTCGGAACTTGGAAAACACAAGCCGTGACGCTCGTCCGATAAATAGCGTGTATTTGATGAAAGAATCGAAAATTCCAGGAGCCCTTGTGGAAGTCGGCTTTTTGTCTAATCCAACGGAAGCTCAACTGTTAAAAACGAAGGACTACCAACAGAGTATAGCGGCTTCAATTTATGAGGGGATTCTACGCTATGCAAATGGAGACCCACTTCCAGGAGCGGATCAGTAAATGATTCGCTCTAATTAACCTTCAATTGCAGAGAGAATGTGGGCATCTATGTTATACTTGGGGTGTTGGAAAACGAATACATAGAGGGCGGTGTTACGATGTTGACAGAACAACAAGTGCTTGATGCACTCAAAAATGTGCAAGAGCCGCACTTAGGAAAAAGTCTTACGGATCTTGAGGCTGTTAAAGAAGTCAAGATTAAAGATAAGCTCGTAAGTTTAAAATTAGCCATCGCACAACCAGGTACAGCTGAGCAAATGCAGCTTCAGCAAGCGGTTGTAAGTGCTGTTAAAGAGGCAGGGGCTGACTCTGTAGGTCTTCGCTTTGAAAAGCTTTCAGACGATGTGATTGCTGAGCACGGGGGTGGTGCTG encodes the following:
- the cwlD gene encoding N-acetylmuramoyl-L-alanine amidase CwlD; translated protein: MRKRWKWLAVIFACIALIFIIQYPFASEDSAGMSLPLSGKVIVLDPGHGGIDGGASSKTGDLEKDISLQISFSLRDYLQEAGALVLMTREGDHDLASEATKRIRSRKVEDLKRRVELINESNADLFISLHLNAIPSSKWKGAQTFYNRSIENSEGLAKQIQGEIIRNLENTSRDARPINSVYLMKESKIPGALVEVGFLSNPTEAQLLKTKDYQQSIAASIYEGILRYANGDPLPGADQ